The following are from one region of the Halodesulfurarchaeum sp. HSR-GB genome:
- a CDS encoding SRPBCC domain-containing protein has product MTPDTDDDRSSLEFTDTVRADTDKQTLWEFISDAQNLADVVPGAQEVTRHTERRYSVEIERGIGHVSVSLDGEFELVEMDEPDWIIAEGEAFDSTTGSTFDVLAAMEMQETETGEVDLSYSAELFYTGGVASLGARLLKKFIEGDVDRYFANVKDRVEPN; this is encoded by the coding sequence ATGACACCTGACACAGACGACGATCGATCGAGTCTCGAATTCACGGACACCGTTCGAGCCGACACGGACAAACAGACCCTCTGGGAGTTCATCTCCGATGCCCAGAACCTCGCGGACGTGGTTCCGGGAGCCCAGGAAGTCACCAGACATACCGAACGGCGCTACTCCGTCGAAATCGAACGGGGGATCGGGCACGTCTCGGTCTCGCTGGACGGGGAGTTCGAACTCGTCGAGATGGACGAACCGGACTGGATCATCGCGGAGGGAGAGGCCTTTGACTCCACGACCGGCAGTACCTTCGACGTGCTCGCGGCGATGGAGATGCAGGAAACCGAAACCGGCGAGGTCGATCTCTCCTACTCGGCCGAACTGTTCTACACCGGCGGTGTTGCCAGTCTCGGTGCCCGGCTCCTGAAGAAGTTCATCGAGGGAGACGTCGATCGGTACTTCGCGAACGTCAAAGACCGAGTCGAGCCGAACTGA
- a CDS encoding ABC transporter permease, with product MTAARRSSSRLLLLLGPFVVLAIGWEAAARGGLIDARFFPPPTAVLGLAVELYVHGDFLTHLLASLRRVLLGGLLGTASGVTMGLLAGRNGGVRAILDPHLSVLYPLPKIAILPVMFSIFGVSETARILTMALAVFLLVTINTMDAVTQIEGQYIAAARDNGAGRLAIYREVVLPSILPQVASGLSLGLGIAVVLLVIIEMVAADSGLGYVIWTSWQQFKILELYVALFSINVLGLVFVHGPEEIGDWLTPWQQR from the coding sequence ATGACGGCCGCTCGACGCTCTAGCAGCCGGCTCCTGTTGTTACTGGGGCCGTTTGTGGTGCTGGCGATCGGCTGGGAGGCCGCCGCGCGTGGCGGGCTCATCGACGCCCGTTTCTTCCCACCGCCCACGGCCGTTCTCGGGCTGGCCGTCGAACTCTACGTTCACGGGGACTTTCTGACCCATCTCCTCGCGAGCCTCCGGCGGGTCCTCCTCGGCGGACTGCTGGGAACGGCGAGTGGAGTGACGATGGGACTGCTCGCCGGTCGGAACGGCGGCGTGCGGGCGATTCTCGACCCGCATCTGAGTGTGCTCTACCCGCTTCCGAAGATCGCCATCCTGCCGGTGATGTTCTCGATCTTCGGCGTCAGCGAGACGGCCCGGATCCTCACGATGGCACTCGCGGTGTTCCTCCTGGTGACGATCAACACCATGGACGCCGTGACACAGATCGAAGGCCAGTACATCGCCGCGGCGAGGGACAACGGGGCCGGTCGCCTGGCCATCTACCGGGAGGTCGTCCTGCCGAGCATCCTCCCACAGGTCGCGAGCGGACTGAGCCTCGGGCTGGGCATCGCCGTGGTCCTCCTGGTCATCATCGAGATGGTCGCGGCGGACAGCGGCCTGGGCTATGTGATCTGGACTTCCTGGCAGCAGTTCAAGATCCTGGAGCTGTACGTGGCCCTGTTCTCGATCAACGTGCTCGGCCTGGTCTTCGTCCACGGCCCGGAGGAGATCGGCGACTGGCTCACCCCCTGGCAGCAGCGATAA